A region from the Salvia splendens isolate huo1 chromosome 15, SspV2, whole genome shotgun sequence genome encodes:
- the LOC121769334 gene encoding transcription factor bHLH87-like yields MDNIDWGNELQQSLIMSSTNNPLCFNNNNNPATGDGWDFASFESLDRLLSATPHQPASPTPPPHQPSKTAGSPPEFREIDENIPIWRNSEEITEDHRGSSANDNKRKREAPVESTNLDFRSKFSDHGGGFRQKPKKARLENPVSSSSNISFQSSADEADAEAIAQMKELIYRAAALRPVSFGEEAAERPRRRNVRVSSDPQTVAARQRRERISERIRVLQKLVPGGGKMDTASMLDEAANYLKFLRSQVRALEALGKKSLIDPTLYNFPANFAFSPLLSYQFAIQQQPRFSLF; encoded by the coding sequence ATGGATAATATTGATTGGGGCAATGAGCTTCAACAAAGCTTGATAATGTCAAGCACAAATAACCCTCTCTGcttcaacaacaacaacaatccaGCTACTGGCGACGGTTGGGATTTCGCCTCGTTCGAGTCCCTCGACCGCCTTCTGTCCGCAACTCCGCATCAACCAGCCTCACCGACGCCACCGCCACATCAGCCGAGCAAGACGGCGGGATCTCCTCCGGAATTTCGCGAAATTGACGAAAACATCCCAATTTGGCGAAATTCCGAAGAAATCACTGAAGATCACCGCGGATCTTCAGCTAACGACAACAAGAGGAAGAGAGAGGCGCCGGTCGAATCAACGAATCTCGATTTCCGGTCGAAATTTTCCGATCACGGCGGCGGTTTCCGGCAAAAACCCAAAAAGGCGAGATTAGAAAATCCGGTTTCGTCATCGTCGAACATCAGTTTCCAGTCATCGGCCGACGAGGCGGACGCGGAGGCGATCGCGCAGATGAAGGAGCTAATCTACCGCGCGGCGGCGCTCAGGCCGGTGAGCTTCggcgaggaggcggcggagaggccgaggaggaggaacgTGCGGGTTTCGAGCGATCCGCAGACGGTGGCGGCGAGGCAGAGGAGAGAGAGGATCAGCGAGAGAATCAGGGTTTTGCAGAAGCTGGTCCCCGGCGGCGGGAAAATGGACACGGCGTCGATGCtggatgaagcggcgaattatCTCAAATTCCTCAGATCGCAGGTCAGAGCTCTCGAAGCGTTGGGGAAGAAGAGTTTGATTGATCCGACGCTCTATAATTTTCCCGCGAATTTTGCATTTTCGCCGTTGCTAAGCTACCAGTTTGCCATACAGCAGCAGCCCCGGTTCTCGCTGTTTTAG
- the LOC121766548 gene encoding uncharacterized protein LOC121766548: MSSIYSISSANQSPARSSDQKITQCTVSCVYQTHIAGYWRNATVVWSRNIMLNSLWISVESVERDQVCSCKLELKPWHFWSRKGNKTFMVDGNQLELYWDFRSATFSGPEPSKDFYVALVFDEEVVLLLGDMEKKAYKITKARAAMLEALMYYKEEHVFGKKSFSTRVRFDQGREHDVVVESSTAGDKDPEMWISINGIVLIHIRNLQWKFRGNQTVVVNNQPVQVFWDVHAWLFCSPGTGHGLFIFKAGGEGDSEGDDDTQCDGSDCSGPSKYSSARSYSKAAETCFFLYAWKIE; the protein is encoded by the coding sequence atgtctAGCATCTATTCGATATCCTCTGCGAATCAATCTCCGGCGAGATCAAGTGATCAGAAAATCACGCAGTGCACGGTGAGCTGCGTGTATCAGACGCACATTGCCGGCTACTGGCGCAATGCGACTGTGGTGTGGAGCAGGAACatcatgttgaactcgttgTGGATCTCTGTGGAAAGCGTTGAGCGTGATCAAGTTTGCTCGTGCAAGCTCGAGCTTAAACCTTGGCATTTTTGGTCGAGAAAAGGCAACAAAACTTTCATGGTTGATGGGAATCAGCTCGAGCTCTACTGGGATTTCCGATCAGCCACATTCTCTGGCCCCGAGCCGAGTAAAGACTTCTACGTGGCATTGGTTTTCGATGAGGAGGTTGTGCTGTTGCTCGGTGACATGGAGAAGAAGGCGTATAAGATAACGAAAGCTCGAGCTGCAATGCTCGAGGCTCTGATGTATTACAAAGAGGAGCATGTGTTTGGCAAGAAGTCGTTCTCCACTAGGGTGAGGTTCGATCAGGGAAGGGAGCACGACGTGGTGGTGGAGAGCTCGACGGCGGGGGATAAGGATCCAGAGATGTGGATTAGTATAAATGGGATTGTGTTGATACACATTAGGAACTTGCAGTGGAAATTCAGGGGCAACCAGACTGTGGTAGTGAATAATCAGCCTGTGCAGGTCTTCTGGGACGTGCACGCATGGCTGTTCTGCTCGCCTGGGACGGGACACGGCCTCTTCATCTTTAAGGCCGGGGGCGAGGGGGACAGTGAGGGTGATGACGACACTCAGTGCGATGGGAGTGACTGCAGCGGCCCTAGCAAGTACTCCTCTGCGAGGAGCTACTCAAAGGCCGCGGAGACGTGCTTCTTTCTGTATGCGTGGAAGATTGAGTGA
- the LOC121769333 gene encoding uncharacterized protein LOC121769333, with product MSEKLTRFIVITFTHFSGGRCAVRDEVSKSVVMGTQSKFSERAKIEVEPSSINERYVHLRFSSSNRYWQRNPDNNLIVAESIKPVEHLTDPSSTLFEQISTDKHISKKVFFLRHVQTGHRVVGDADAAGSPDPIPLHVAPNAQDDEGLLEFVNWSTLVKLPSHVAFKGFNQSYLKGIWAEHHHYLQFAAEDRNSVVAGHRVFLQPNGSLRIKSDYFNMYWQYGYDWIYASNQDPGSESNTLFWPVRVDGDTIALRCNANNRFCKSHDYKGKNRCLNAAVDTIVNEARMTVEELVTNRTISQVKYRMEDARIYDVIPYLAGSTTATNHSNLKGGIGVQLTYQDSKSYTFSRSTSLTAGVKATIKAGIPFIVDESIEVSFEATETLEWDTAKTITTTVTATGSVEVDPRTIATVHYVASMGKCDIPYSYTQSEQSSTDGTFSETGYEDGIYTGVSCYNFDFVIDSTKPLDPPPST from the exons ATGTCGGAGAAGCTAACAAGGTTCATCGTGATCACATTTACTCACTTCAGCGGCGGGCGGTGTGCAGTGCGCGATGAAGTGAGCAAGTCGGTAGTTATGGGAACACAGAGCAAGTTCAGCGAGCGAGCGAAGATCGAAGTGGAACCATCCTCAATCAACGAGCGTTATGTTCACCTTCGCTTCAGCAGCTCCAACAGATACTGGCAGAGAAATCCAGACAACAACTTGATTGTGGCTGAATCCATCAAGCCGGTGGAACACCTCACCGACCCTTCCTCTACTTTGTTTGAGCAAATATCCACTGATAAACACATCTCCAAGAAGGTCTTCTTCCTCCGCCACGTCCAGACCGGGCACCGGGTGGTCGGAGACGCAGACGCTGCTGGCAGTCCAGACCCCATCCCTCTCCACGTGGCACCAAATGCCCAGGACGATGAGGGCCTTCTAGAATTTGTGAATTGGAGCACGCTGGTTAAACTTCCTAGCCACGTCGCTTTCAAAGGCTTCAACCAGAGCTACCTCAAGGGCATCTGGGCGGAACACCATCATTACTTGCAGTTCGCTGCCGAGGATCGCAACAGCGTGGTTGCCGGCCACCGGGTCTTCCTCCAGCCCAACGGCTCTCTCCGGATTAAATCTGATTATTTCAACAT GTATTGGCAGTACGGGTATGACTGGATATATGCGTCAAACCAGGACCCTGGAAGCGAATCCAACACTCTGTTCTGGCCTGTGAGAGTCGACGGGGACACCATCGCACTTCGCTGCAATGCCAACAACAGGTTCTGCAAAAGCCACGACTACAAGGGCAAGAATCGGTGCCTGAACGCGGCGGTTGACACCATCGTGAACGAAGCAAGGATGACAGTAGAGGAGCTCGTGACGAACAGGACTATTTCCCAGGTCAAGTATCGGATGGAGGACGCGAGGATCTATGACGTCATTCCTTACTTGGCCGGCTCCACCACAGCAACCAACCACTCAAATCTAAAGGGTGGAATTGGCGTGCAGTTAACGTACCAAGACAGCAAGAGTTATACCTTCAGCCGCAGCACATCTTTGACGGCGGGGGTCAAAGCCACCATCAAGGCCGGCATTCCTTTTATCGTCGACGAATCTATCGAAGTTAGCTTTGAAGCGACAGAGACGCTCGAGTGGGACACCGCCAAGACTATTACTACAACGGTTACTGCTACGGGTTCAGTAGAAGTGGATCCGAGGACTATCGCTACGGTTCACTACGTGGCTTCGATGGGGAAGTGCGATATACCTTACTCCTACACTCAGTCGGAGCAGAGCTCCACTGACGGCACATTCTCTGAAACTGGTTATGAAGATGGTATTTACACCGGCGTCAGTTGTTACAACTTTGACTTTGTCATCGACTCTACTAAACCTCTTGATCCACCACCCTCAACCTGA
- the LOC121766550 gene encoding inositol oxygenase 1-like, which produces MATTPMIPPPADGIMAAPPPPGTDMTSICFRDQLWLNTYPLDRNLVFDYFALSPFYDYSCNNEQLRIRAIHPLDISHLSKMTGTEFMLSEVLEPHLFVFKKQKRDGPEKVTPMLTYYVLDGSVYQAPQLCNVFSSRVGRALYHVSKAFNTAASKLEKIGYGFEVEEKGHSENDLIYNEGFVMPHANSFGHNFRDYDAESERQEGVENFYRTNHINQTYDFVKRMREEYGKLDKVEMSIWECCELLNNVVDESDPDLDEPQIEHLLQTAEAIRKDYPDQDWLHLTGLIHDLGKVLLHPSFGELPQWAVVGDTFPVGCAFDESIVHHKHFKENPDYNNPTYNTKFGAYEEGCGLDKVLMSWGHDDYMYLVAKENKSSLPSAGLFIIRYHSFYALHRSGAYKHLMNEEDEENLKWLQIFNKYDLYSKSKVRINVEEVKPYYLSLIEKYFPAKLRW; this is translated from the exons ATGGCGACGACGCCGATGATTCCACCGCCGGCAGATGGAATCATggctgcgccgccgccgccgggaACAGACATGACTAGCATTTGCTTTCGCGATCAGCTATGGCTCAACACATATCCGCTCGACCGAAACCTAGTTTTCGATTACTTCGCCCTCTCCCCCTTCTACGACTATTCGTGCAATAATGAGCAGCTTCGGATCCGCGCAATTCACCCCCTCGACATCTCTCACCTCTC GAAGATGACAGGAACAGAGTTTATGTTGAGTGAAGTGTTGGAGCctcatttatttgtttttaaaaaacaaaagaggGATGGACCTGAGAAAGTGACGCCTATGCTGACTTACTACGTCTTGGATGGATCGGTATACCAGGCGCCTCAGCTCTGCAACGTGTTCTCTTCTCGAGTT GGACGTGCGCTGTACCATGTATCGAAGGCATTCAATACTGCAGCATCGAAGTTAGAGAAAATTGGATACG GGTTTGAAGTGGAGGAAAAGGGGCATAGTGAAAATGATTTGATTTACAATGAAGGATTTGTGATGCCACATGCCAATTCCTTTGGCCATAATTTTAG GGATTATGATGCTGAAAGTGAGAGGCAGGAAGGAGTGGAGAATTTCTATAGAACCAATCACATTAACCAGACTTATGACTTT GTGAAGAGAATGAGAGAAGAATATGGGAAATTGGACAAGGTGGAAATGAGCATATGGGAATGTTGTGAACTCCTAAACAATGTTGTTGATGAGAGTGATCCTGATTTGGATGAGCCTCAAATTGAGCACTTGTTGCAAACTGCTGAAGCCATCCGAAAAGACTATCCCGATCAAGACTGGCTACACTTGACCGGCCTAATTCACG ATCTTGGAAAAGTTCTTCTTCACCCTAGCTTCGGGGAGCTACCTCAATGGGCGGTCGTGGGAGATACATTCCCCGTTGGATGTGCTTTCGACGAATCCATTGTTCATCACAAG CATTTTAAGGAAAATCCAGATTACAATAACCCTACATACAACACCAAGTTCGGAGCATACGAGGAGGGTTGTGGGCTCGACAAAGTACTTATGTCATGGGGGCACGACGACTACATGTATTTG GTGGCTAAGGAAAACAAATCAAGTCTGCCATCTGCCGGCCTTTTCATAATCCGATACCATTCATTCTACG CTTTGCAcagatccggggcctacaagcacttgatgaatgaggaagatgaagaaaatcTCAAGTGGCTTCAAATATTCAA CAAGTATGATTTGTACAGCAAGAGTAAGGTGAGGATCAATGTGGAGGAAGTGAAGCCTTACTACCTCTCTCTCATTGAAAAG TATTTCCCAGCAAAATTGAGGTGGTGA